A genomic stretch from Actinomycetota bacterium includes:
- a CDS encoding menaquinol-cytochrome c reductase cytochrome b subunit — protein AQPAAGGAAAPAAAKPAAARPAARAGTGAPAKKAVGNGNAAAVPERVQRLLAVVKPEAIQKVERQPMDRVNVWPHLMAAEFVSLLVVMAMITLFSVAVDAPLRELANFSQTPNPSKAPWYFLGLQELLRYFHPQPAGVTIPTVIIIGLFATPFIDRNPSTRPDDRKLAIVIFTFFVISFAILTTIGMFFRGPGFNFVYPWETGPIFFEL, from the coding sequence GCACAGCCTGCGGCAGGAGGGGCCGCTGCTCCTGCTGCGGCGAAACCCGCCGCCGCGCGACCAGCCGCCCGCGCCGGAACCGGGGCTCCCGCCAAGAAGGCGGTCGGGAACGGCAATGCGGCCGCGGTGCCCGAGCGGGTGCAGCGTCTGTTAGCGGTCGTGAAGCCCGAGGCGATCCAGAAGGTCGAGCGCCAGCCGATGGACCGCGTCAACGTGTGGCCTCACCTGATGGCGGCGGAGTTCGTCTCACTGCTGGTCGTGATGGCGATGATCACGCTGTTCTCGGTCGCCGTTGACGCACCGCTGCGTGAGCTGGCGAACTTCAGCCAGACGCCGAACCCGTCGAAGGCGCCGTGGTACTTCCTCGGGCTCCAGGAGCTGCTCCGGTACTTCCACCCGCAGCCCGCCGGGGTCACGATCCCAACGGTCATCATCATCGGGCTCTTCGCGACGCCGTTCATCGACCGCAATCCATCGACGAGGCCGGACGACCGAAAGCTTGCCATCGTCATCTTCACGTTCTTCGTGATCAGCTTCGCGATCCTGACCACCATCGGCATGTTCTTCCGGGGGCCCGGCTTCAACTTCGTGTACCCGTGGGAGACCGGCCCGATCTTCTTCGAGCTATAG
- a CDS encoding Rieske 2Fe-2S domain-containing protein, which produces MNPGTIALILVALSVVAWALFMVNVTVRRQRKAATGAESREHPVGTHDSQGATVVPASAAVGAGAGGGDVTVEKVPKEKLKPLTPEQMAVSRRQFLNRAWAASFSAFLGFFGMATLSFLWPKLTGGFGTRITVGSHADLLRQIGPEGNFTPLFVPEGRFWLTYYEGDPGDVPVYLAVGAAEAKMQALYRKCVHLGCSVPHCGTSMLFECPCHGSKYRLTGEYYGGPAPRGLDRFPISIEGGMVVVDTGDTQEGPPRGVSTWDQFAEPKGPLCVPT; this is translated from the coding sequence GTGAACCCAGGAACGATCGCTCTCATCCTCGTCGCCCTCAGCGTCGTCGCGTGGGCGCTGTTCATGGTGAACGTGACTGTGCGACGGCAGCGGAAGGCGGCGACCGGCGCCGAGAGCCGCGAGCACCCGGTGGGCACCCACGATTCCCAGGGCGCGACAGTCGTGCCAGCGTCTGCGGCCGTGGGTGCAGGCGCCGGTGGTGGAGACGTCACGGTCGAGAAGGTCCCGAAGGAGAAGCTGAAGCCGCTGACGCCGGAGCAGATGGCGGTCTCGCGCCGGCAGTTCCTGAACCGCGCCTGGGCGGCATCGTTCAGCGCGTTCCTCGGGTTCTTCGGGATGGCGACCCTTTCGTTCCTGTGGCCCAAGCTCACGGGCGGCTTCGGCACGAGGATCACCGTCGGTTCGCACGCCGACCTCCTGCGACAGATCGGCCCCGAGGGCAACTTCACGCCGCTGTTCGTGCCGGAAGGCCGCTTTTGGCTGACCTACTACGAAGGCGATCCTGGCGACGTCCCCGTGTACCTCGCGGTGGGAGCCGCGGAGGCGAAGATGCAGGCTCTCTACAGGAAGTGCGTCCACCTCGGGTGCTCGGTCCCGCACTGCGGGACCTCGATGCTGTTCGAGTGCCCCTGTCACGGATCCAAGTACCGCCTCACCGGCGAGTACTACGGCGGGCCCGCTCCGCGCGGGCTGGATAGGTTCCCTATCAGCATCGAAGGCGGCATGGTCGTGGTGGACACCGGCGACACGCAGGAGGGGCCGCCGCGGGGCGTCAGCACCTGGGACCAGTTCGCGGAGCCCAAGGGCCCGCTCTGCGTCCCCACATAG